From Cellulomonas fimi ATCC 484, a single genomic window includes:
- the dnaA gene encoding chromosomal replication initiator protein DnaA, producing the protein MSQDEELARVWGHVVATLEASPDITPRQIAFVRLARPLGLLDGTLLLAVGNDLTKDYLETRVRAEVTEALSDALDREARFAITVDPEVATDTTPALRVVPPAPPATDLRPGDDDDVPERPDLSVVHGDDQRGRQDGRRDPAVDDRPLPPGRKQAAEPARLNPKYQFETFVIGSSNRFAHAAAVAVAEAPAKAYNPLFIYGDSGLGKTHLLHAIGHYAYNLYPGVRVRYVNSEEFTNDFINSISEGKAGAFQRRYREVDVLLIDDIQFLQGKEQTMEEFFHTFNTLHNANKQVVITSDLPPKQLNGFEDRMRSRFEWGLITDVQPPDLETRIAILRKKAGSERLQAPPDVLEYIASKISTNIRELEGALIRVTAFANLNRQQVDLSLAEIVLKDLITDEQTAEITATQVIGQTAAYFGLSIDDLCGSSRSRVLVTARQIAMYLCRELTDLSLPKIGQAFGGRDHTTVMHANRKIRELMAERRSIYNQVTELTNRIKQQSRG; encoded by the coding sequence TTGTCACAGGACGAAGAGCTCGCCCGGGTCTGGGGCCACGTCGTGGCGACCCTCGAGGCGAGTCCCGACATCACGCCGCGGCAGATCGCGTTCGTCCGGCTCGCCCGTCCGCTCGGCCTGCTGGACGGCACGCTCCTGCTCGCGGTGGGCAACGACCTGACCAAGGACTACCTCGAGACGCGCGTGCGCGCCGAGGTCACCGAGGCGCTCAGCGACGCGCTCGACCGTGAGGCGCGCTTCGCGATCACCGTGGACCCGGAGGTCGCGACCGACACCACGCCCGCCCTGCGGGTCGTGCCCCCGGCCCCGCCCGCGACCGACCTGCGCCCCGGCGACGACGACGACGTGCCCGAGCGCCCCGACCTGTCGGTCGTGCACGGCGACGACCAGCGCGGCCGGCAGGACGGGCGGCGCGACCCCGCGGTCGACGACCGTCCCCTCCCGCCCGGACGCAAGCAGGCCGCGGAGCCGGCGCGGCTGAACCCGAAGTACCAGTTCGAGACGTTCGTCATCGGCTCGTCCAACCGGTTCGCGCACGCGGCCGCGGTCGCGGTCGCCGAGGCGCCGGCGAAGGCGTACAACCCGCTGTTCATCTACGGCGACTCAGGTCTGGGCAAGACGCACCTGCTGCACGCCATCGGGCACTACGCGTACAACCTCTACCCGGGCGTGCGGGTGCGGTACGTGAACTCGGAGGAGTTCACGAACGACTTCATCAACTCGATCTCCGAGGGCAAGGCCGGCGCTTTCCAGCGGCGTTACCGCGAGGTCGACGTCCTCCTCATCGACGACATCCAGTTCCTGCAGGGCAAGGAACAGACGATGGAGGAGTTCTTCCACACGTTCAACACGCTGCACAACGCGAACAAGCAGGTCGTGATCACGTCCGACCTGCCGCCCAAGCAGCTGAACGGCTTCGAGGACCGTATGCGGTCGCGGTTCGAGTGGGGACTGATCACCGACGTGCAGCCGCCGGACCTGGAGACGCGCATCGCGATCCTGCGCAAGAAGGCGGGCAGCGAGCGGCTGCAGGCACCGCCGGACGTGCTGGAGTACATCGCGAGCAAGATCTCGACGAACATCCGCGAGCTCGAGGGCGCGCTGATCCGGGTGACGGCGTTCGCGAACCTCAACCGTCAGCAGGTCGACCTGTCGCTCGCCGAGATCGTGCTGAAGGACCTCATCACCGACGAGCAGACGGCGGAGATCACGGCGACGCAGGTGATCGGGCAGACGGCGGCGTACTTCGGGCTGTCGATCGACGACCTGTGCGGGTCGAGCCGCTCGCGCGTGCTGGTGACGGCGCGGCAGATCGCGATGTACCTGTGCCGCGAGCTGACGGACCTGTCGCTGCCGAAGATCGGCCAGGCGTTCGGGGGGCGTGACCACACGACGGTCATGCACGCGAACCGCAAGATCCGCGAGCTCATGGCGGAGCGCCGGTCGATCTACAACCAGGTGACCGAGCTGACGAACCGGATCAAGCAGCAGAGTCGCGGCTGA
- the dnaN gene encoding DNA polymerase III subunit beta, translating to MRFRVDRDVLADAVTWTARSLPTRPPVPVLAGVRIEADSTGTIQLSSFDYEVSARSQIPADVAEPGTVLVSGRLLAEISRALPDKPVDVVLDGTKVVVTCGASRFTLLTMPVEDYPSLPVMPATAGTVDGDELTHAVAQVSVAASRDDTLPLLTGVRVEIEGEKVTLLATDRYRLALRELTWKPSAPDISTVALVRARTLSDAAKSLGSAGSVTVALSTGAGVDLIGFEAGGRQTTSLLVDGDYPAVRRLFPDETPIHAIVSTHALAEAAKRVALVAERNTPIRLAFTQGQVVLDAGQGDDAQASEALEATLVGDDITVAFNPQFLLDGLGALDTTFVRLSFTHPNKPVEFTGQESLEGDDKQEYRYLLVPIRFAS from the coding sequence ATGAGGTTCCGGGTCGACCGTGACGTCCTCGCCGACGCGGTCACATGGACGGCTCGCAGCCTTCCCACCCGCCCGCCGGTCCCGGTGCTCGCCGGGGTGCGGATCGAGGCGGACTCGACCGGCACCATCCAGCTGTCGAGCTTCGACTACGAGGTCTCGGCGCGCTCCCAGATCCCGGCGGACGTCGCCGAGCCGGGCACGGTGCTGGTCTCCGGGCGGCTGCTGGCGGAGATCTCCCGCGCGCTGCCGGACAAGCCCGTCGACGTCGTGCTCGACGGAACCAAGGTCGTCGTCACGTGCGGCGCGAGCCGCTTCACGCTCCTGACCATGCCGGTCGAGGACTACCCGAGCCTGCCCGTGATGCCCGCGACGGCCGGCACCGTCGACGGTGACGAGCTCACGCACGCGGTCGCGCAGGTGTCCGTCGCCGCGAGCCGCGACGACACGCTCCCCCTGCTGACCGGCGTCCGCGTCGAGATCGAGGGCGAGAAGGTCACGCTGCTCGCCACCGACCGCTACCGGCTCGCGCTGCGCGAGCTCACGTGGAAGCCGTCGGCGCCGGACATCTCCACGGTCGCGCTCGTGCGCGCCCGCACGCTGTCCGACGCGGCCAAGTCGCTCGGCAGCGCCGGGTCCGTGACGGTCGCGCTGTCGACGGGCGCGGGCGTCGACCTCATCGGCTTCGAGGCGGGCGGCCGCCAGACGACGAGCCTGCTGGTCGACGGCGACTACCCGGCCGTGCGCCGGCTGTTCCCCGACGAGACGCCGATCCACGCGATCGTCTCCACGCACGCGCTGGCCGAGGCCGCGAAGCGCGTCGCCCTCGTCGCCGAGCGCAACACGCCGATCCGGCTCGCGTTCACGCAGGGCCAGGTCGTCCTCGACGCCGGCCAGGGCGACGACGCGCAGGCCTCCGAGGCGCTCGAGGCGACGCTCGTCGGCGACGACATCACGGTCGCGTTCAACCCGCAGTTCCTGCTCGACGGCCTGGGCGCGCTGGACACGACGTTCGTGCGGCTGTCCTTCACCCACCCGAACAAGCCGGTGGAGTTCACCGGCCAGGAGTCGCTCGAGGGGGACGACAAGCAGGAGTACCGCTACCTGCTCGTCCCCATCCGCTTCGCGAGCTGA
- the gnd gene encoding phosphogluconate dehydrogenase (NAD(+)-dependent, decarboxylating), producing MHVGLVGLGKMGANMRERIRAAGIEVTGYDRNPDVTDVPSLEALVEALPAGERVVWVMVPSGAITDGVIRELAGLLGEGDVVIDGGNSYYQDDQPHADLLAERGVGFLDVGVSGGVWGLKNGYGLMVGGDAALVERVLPVFDALRPEGPREEGFVHAGSVGAGHYAKMVHNGIEYGLMQAYAEGYELLAAKDLVTDVHGTFKAWQRGTVVRSWLLDLLVEALEQDPAFGEIDDWVEDSGEGRWTVDEAIELAVPAPVISAALFARFASRQEESPAMKAVAALRQQFGGHAVKPAGTTGPVTSTTPVPDAAVPPSA from the coding sequence ATGCACGTCGGTCTGGTGGGTCTGGGCAAGATGGGCGCCAACATGCGCGAGCGCATCCGCGCGGCGGGCATCGAGGTCACCGGGTACGACCGCAACCCCGACGTCACGGACGTGCCGAGCCTCGAGGCGCTGGTCGAGGCCCTGCCGGCCGGTGAGCGGGTCGTGTGGGTGATGGTGCCGTCGGGCGCGATCACCGACGGCGTCATCCGCGAGCTCGCGGGGCTGCTGGGCGAGGGCGACGTGGTGATCGACGGCGGGAACTCGTACTACCAGGACGACCAGCCACATGCGGACCTGCTGGCGGAGCGTGGCGTGGGCTTCCTGGACGTGGGTGTCTCGGGTGGCGTGTGGGGCCTGAAGAACGGCTACGGCCTCATGGTCGGCGGCGACGCGGCGCTCGTGGAGCGCGTCCTGCCGGTGTTCGACGCCCTGCGGCCCGAGGGGCCCCGCGAGGAGGGCTTCGTGCACGCGGGCTCGGTCGGCGCGGGGCACTACGCGAAGATGGTCCACAACGGCATCGAGTACGGGCTCATGCAGGCGTACGCCGAGGGCTACGAGCTGCTGGCCGCGAAGGACCTGGTCACGGACGTGCACGGCACGTTCAAGGCGTGGCAGCGCGGCACGGTCGTGCGGTCCTGGCTGCTCGACCTGCTGGTCGAGGCCCTCGAGCAGGACCCGGCGTTCGGCGAGATCGACGACTGGGTCGAGGACTCCGGCGAGGGCCGGTGGACCGTCGACGAGGCGATCGAGCTCGCGGTGCCGGCGCCGGTGATCTCGGCGGCCCTGTTCGCGCGGTTCGCGTCGCGCCAGGAGGAGTCGCCCGCCATGAAGGCCGTGGCGGCGCTGCGCCAGCAGTTCGGCGGCCACGCCGTGAAGCCCGCCGGGACGACCGGCCCGGTCACGAGCACGACGCCCGTCCCCGACGCCGCGGTCCCGCCCTCGGCCTGA